The Kordia sp. SMS9 DNA window AATATTCTTGTTGTGAGGTGTAATTTCCTTGTAATTTTTCATCTAACGCAGCATTCAAATAATCTATAACTAAGGTTGGATAGTTTTTTATTTTCTTATTGTATAAGATAGATTCATCACGCAAAGTTTTAGCGGGTTTATAAAGACCGTTTAAGCTGTAAGATACTGATAATGAAGAGTGGAAGTCATTTAGTTTTTCATCGTTTTTTTGATATTTATATAGTTTCATAGCAGAAAACGCATGCGGAATAATGTTAGAGAAGTTATTAGATATAGTAGCATTATCTACTCTAAGCGCATGTGCATTGGCCCAGTCATAATATGATGAGTCGTTTGTCTTTTCAAAAAGTTGAATACTTTCATCACTATATGCTATTGCTTTCTTTGGGTTTGTATTTATATAAAACAAACAATGCGATAGTACAGATTTTGTAGTTGCTCTTAAAGCTATGGGAACATTTGTTGTTAAAAGTGGTGCAATGGGTTTTACTTTTAAAATGGAATCAAATCTACCATTTCTTGCCCAGTCCAAACCTAGTGTTTTGAAGGTGTAAAGGGTATTAATGGTATCTCCTTTACTATAATATTCATTGAACTTTGTGGTAGCATACGCCTTATATTCTTTTCTATCTTTAAAGATGCCTTGACTCACAAAAGTATTGAATAGCGTGTCAGCTACTACCAAGTTTTTTGTAGTAGCGATCGTTAGCAAAGCTTTTTCCTTATCTATTTTGTTTTGCGAATAGCAGAAGTTAGATAGTAGAATAATAATGTATAGTAATTTTGTTCGCATTTGATAAGTGCTTTTTTTGTATGCTGACTGCATTCAATTATTGACTCCAAATGGTATTAAAATTAACTAAAAATAGTATTCGAAATGCTAAATATCATCAAAATCCACCGCAATTGTTGCTGTTGTAGGGTGCGACTGACAAGCCAAGACCATGCCTTCTTCAATTTCACTATCCGTTAAAATCTGATTCTTTTCCATCACCGCTTTTCCTTCGGTAATTCTACAAATACAACTGCTGCAAATTCCTCCTTGACAAGAGTATGGTGCGTCAATTTTTTGTTTCAATGCAGCATCTAAAATGGTTTCACTGGCGTCCATTTCAAAGGTAAATTCTTCATCATCAACCGTCACAGAAATCGTGGATGTTCCAGAAACATTTTCAGCGGCTTCATTGGTTTCTGAAGATGAGGTAAACAATTCAAAATAAATTGTATCTTTTGAAATACCGTTATTTTCTAAGGTTTCAGAAACGGTATGAATCATGGCTTCTGGTCCGCAAATATAATAATGTTTAAAATCAACAGCTTTCATTTGATTTTTGATCACATAATTTACCGCAGTACTATCAATACGTCCAGGCAATGCATTTTCGGCGCGTGCCTGACTGTATACAAATTTTAAATAAAAATTAGGATACTTCTCCGCCAAAGCGATCAATTCGTCATGAAAAATAGTTTCTTCCGTTGATTTATTTCCATACAACAATGCTACTGTATTTCCGTAGTCCAACGCTGTTTTTAAAATACTCATGATTGGCGTAATGCCACTTCCGGCGGCAAAAAGCGCAATCGCACCTGGATGCGTAGAAGGCGTGTATACAAAATTTCCTTCTGGCGAATGTACGTCTAGCGTAGTTCCTTCGGTCAACGATCTATTAGCATAAGTAGAAAACACACCGTCTTCCACTTCTTTAATAGCAACGCGAAGCTTATTTTCTTTTGGCGCGGCACATAACGAGTACGCTCTGCGAACTTCTTCACCGTTTAACTGCGTTTTTAAGGTAATATATTGTCCAGCTTTAAACGAATACGAAGGTTGTAATGCTTCTGGAACATGAAATTCTACGCTTACTGCGCTTGGGGTTTCTCTATGAATATGACGTACTTCTAGTGAACGAAAATCTGACATTGTGCAATTTTTTTAAATAAGTCATCGCGTTTTGCGAATTGTTCTGCAAAAATAAACAATACCGAAAGGCTTTTAAAATGATTTTAATAGAAATTATACCTAAAAAACTTATGCATAAGAAAATTATGTATTATATTTAGATCATAATTTTGATTATGGGAAATTCAAAACTCTATAAAGGAAGTCTAACAACCATCATTTTAAAGCTCTTGGAGGAGCATGGAAAAATGTATGGATACGAAATCACACAGAAAGTAAAAGACATCACAAAAGGCGAATTAATGATTACAGAAGGTGCCTTATATCCTGCCTTACATAAACTTGAAGCAGAAGATTTACTAGACGTAGAAGTGGTCAAAGTGGACAATCGCATGCGGAAATACTATAAACTTACTGAAAAAGGGAGTGAAGAAACAGTTAACAAGCTAAAAGAATTGGAACAATACATTCGAAATATGCACGTATTGGTAAATCCAAAATGGAGTATTGACTAACATTCATCAAATATATATTTAACACAAAAGTGATGCAACTCAATTATATACAAATACAAGAACTCTACAAGTTTACAAGAGAGCAAAAGGTAAAGCACTTTGATTTGCAAACAGAATTAGTAGATCATTTAGCTAATGGTATTGAAAAACAATGGAAAGAAAATCCAACATGTACGTTTCAGGAAATATTAGCACTAGAATTTGAAAAATTTGGACCTGATGGTTTCAAAAAAGTAATTGAAAAGCACGATGTTATTTTAGACAAAAAATATAAAAAATTACTAATAAGATTTGCATTAGAATACTTAAAACTGCCAAAGATTATTGGTACAATTGCAGGAAT harbors:
- a CDS encoding PadR family transcriptional regulator — protein: MGNSKLYKGSLTTIILKLLEEHGKMYGYEITQKVKDITKGELMITEGALYPALHKLEAEDLLDVEVVKVDNRMRKYYKLTEKGSEETVNKLKELEQYIRNMHVLVNPKWSID
- a CDS encoding ferredoxin--NADP reductase, encoding MSDFRSLEVRHIHRETPSAVSVEFHVPEALQPSYSFKAGQYITLKTQLNGEEVRRAYSLCAAPKENKLRVAIKEVEDGVFSTYANRSLTEGTTLDVHSPEGNFVYTPSTHPGAIALFAAGSGITPIMSILKTALDYGNTVALLYGNKSTEETIFHDELIALAEKYPNFYLKFVYSQARAENALPGRIDSTAVNYVIKNQMKAVDFKHYYICGPEAMIHTVSETLENNGISKDTIYFELFTSSSETNEAAENVSGTSTISVTVDDEEFTFEMDASETILDAALKQKIDAPYSCQGGICSSCICRITEGKAVMEKNQILTDSEIEEGMVLACQSHPTTATIAVDFDDI